DNA sequence from the Streptomyces sp. HUAS 15-9 genome:
GGCCAACGCGTCCTTCGTCTACTCCCGCCAGGACGACGGCTCCGGCACCTACGACCGGACCGGCTACCGGGTGCTCCCGCACGAGAACGGCCATGTCTTCGGCCTGCCCGACCTCTACACCCAGGACGGCGGGGGCGCGGTCGGCCACTGGGACATCATGAGCGAGGACTGGGGCGCCGACAACGACCTGCTCGGCTGGCACAAATGGAAGCTGGGCTGGCTGGACGCGAAGCAGGTGAGCTGTGCGGCGGCCCGGGGCAGCAAGGAGTACACGCTGACACCGCTGTACCGCACCGGCGGCCACAAACTGATCTTCGTGCCGATCACCGCCCGCAGCGGCTACGCCGTCGAACTGCGCGCCCGCGGCGGCAACGACGAGACCGTCTGCCACCCGGGCGTCCTCATCTACCGGGTCGACGCGAACGTCGACACCGGCCGCGGCCCCATCACCGTCTACGACGCCCACCGCGGCACCGGCGGCTGCACCCGCAGCCCCAACGTCCACGCGGAACTCTCCGACGCGACCTTCGCCCCCGGCGAGACGTTCAAGGATCCACGCAGAGGAATCACCGTCGCGGTGACGGCGGCGAACCTGGCCGGTGACTACAAGGTGCGGGTGACGCGGAAATAGGCCGGTGGACCTCCCCGACTCACAACCACAGCAACCCGAATCAAGACGGACCCGCACACGGCATCCCGCACCACGGCCCTGACCCCCACACCCCCACGGACCAGATCCGGTACGCTGACGCCTGTGACCCAAGCGGCCACGATCCACCCCGCCTTCGTAGCTCAGGGGATAGAGCACCGCTCTCCTAAAGCGGGTGTCGCAGGTTCGAATCCTGCCGGGGGCACCAGCCAAAAGGCCCCGGACCGATCATGGTCCGGGGCCTTTGACATCTACTTTTGACATCAACGGGGGCGGTCGCCGCTGATCACTGGCGACCGGGGCGCTTCTTCCTGTTCCTGAGGAGCCGGTCCATGTGGCTCATGGCTTCGCGCTGGGTGTCCTGGACGACGTGGGTGTAGACGTCCATGGTGATGCTGATCTGGGAGTGGCCGAGGATCTCCATCACGACGCGGGGTGCGACTCCGGCCGCCGTGAGGAGGGTGGCGGTGCCGTGCCGGGCATCGTGCAGCCGGATGACGCGGAGGCCGGCGGACTCGGCGACGCGGGTGAAGGAGCGGTAGAGGTTGCGCGGCTCGACGGGGCGGCCGGTGCGGGTGGCGAAGACGTAGTCCGAGTCCTGCCACCTCTCCCCTGCCTTGGTCCGGGCGGCTGCTTGCCGCATGCGGTGCCAGCGCAAGGGTGCGATGCAGAGGGCGGGCAGCGGGACGGCTCGACGGCGGCGGCTCTTGGGATCGTCGTCGTAGAGGACGCCACGGCGGCGCTGGACCTGGTGGCGGACGTAGAGGACGCGGTTGTCGAGGTCGACGTCAGACCAGCGGAGGCCGACGATCTCTCCCCGGCGGAGCCCCATGGCGATGGCAAGGACGAACGCCGCGTAGAGCGGGTCCTTACGGGAGACGGCGAGGAAGTCGAGCGTCTCGTCCAGGGTCCAGGGGTGCAGCTCGGGCGTGTCCGTGCGAGGCGGCTCGACGAGCTTGGCGACGTTGCGCGTGATGAGTTCCTCTCGGCAGGCGGAGGACAGAGCCGAGCGTAGAACTCGATGCGATTCCTTGGCGGTTGCGGCGGTGGTCTCCTTCTCCAGGCGGACTAGGAAGCGTCGGACGTCGGCGACGCCGAGGGATTCGAGGCGCTTGGCACCGAGGAGGGGCACCAGGTAGAGGCGGACGTGCGTCTCGTACTTGTCGAAGGTGCTGAGTTTCCGTCGGGGCTTGATGACGTTGTCCAGCCAGTACGGCAGCCACTCGGAGAGCTTGGCGGACTTGGTGGGCACGGGCACGCCCTGGTCCACCTTGTCGAGCAGCTCGCGGCGCTTGGCGTCGCACTCGGCCCAGGTCTTGCCGTAGGCGAACTTGCGGGCGCGGGTGCCGTCCGGCTGGAGCACGTAGACCGCGCACTGGAAACGTCCGTCCTTGCGCTTGGTGATGGTGCCGGCGCCGTTCGGATTGCGCTTGCGCTGCTGGGCCATCAGGCAGCCTCCTCCAACTGGCCCAGGACGAAGTCCCGGACGGCATCGGCCGGGATCCGGCGGGCGCCGTCGATCTTGATCGAGACGAGACGGTGCGACCGGATGAGGTCATAGACCTTGGAGCGCCCGAGCTTGAGCCGGGCCATGACCTCCGGCACGGTCAGGAGTTCGGCGGTGGCGGTGGTCATGCTGCGGCTCCCTCCTCGGTGAGCTTGTCGCGCAGGGCGTCGCGGGCGGTCTCGCGGTTGGTCTGGAGGTCGCGAGCGATGGTGGCGGCGAGGGCGGCTTCGCCCGGGGTGTGGCCGTGGCCGGCGTATTGCCAGTCGGTCAGGACGAGGACGGTGTCCGGCTCGCGGTCGTCGATGCCGAGGGCGGAGGCCTCTTGGGCGGCGCGGT
Encoded proteins:
- a CDS encoding tyrosine-type recombinase/integrase, producing MAQQRKRNPNGAGTITKRKDGRFQCAVYVLQPDGTRARKFAYGKTWAECDAKRRELLDKVDQGVPVPTKSAKLSEWLPYWLDNVIKPRRKLSTFDKYETHVRLYLVPLLGAKRLESLGVADVRRFLVRLEKETTAATAKESHRVLRSALSSACREELITRNVAKLVEPPRTDTPELHPWTLDETLDFLAVSRKDPLYAAFVLAIAMGLRRGEIVGLRWSDVDLDNRVLYVRHQVQRRRGVLYDDDPKSRRRRAVPLPALCIAPLRWHRMRQAAARTKAGERWQDSDYVFATRTGRPVEPRNLYRSFTRVAESAGLRVIRLHDARHGTATLLTAAGVAPRVVMEILGHSQISITMDVYTHVVQDTQREAMSHMDRLLRNRKKRPGRQ
- a CDS encoding helix-turn-helix domain-containing protein translates to MTTATAELLTVPEVMARLKLGRSKVYDLIRSHRLVSIKIDGARRIPADAVRDFVLGQLEEAA